GTCACATCTTCGCCCTGCAGGGCTTCGAGAAAGGCGCCGCGCAACGCTTTTGCCCGCTCGGTGTCGCGTTCGGCGGCGTGGATACTCTTTTTTTTCGCCGCAAGTCGTGCCCCGCCAGCACCTGCCACACCAACGTCCGGCTCACGGCCGGGCCGCCGCCAGCGACCAGCGCCGCCTGCAGTTCGGCCAGGGTCACGTCCGGCTGCTGGCCCACCCAGGCCACCAGTTGCGCCTGCGCGGCGGCGGCGAGTTTGGCCGCCGGGCCGCCGGTGTGGGGCCGGGCCGCGACCGAGCCCGTGGTCCGTTGCCGCCGCAAGAGCTTGTCCACGAAGGCCGTACTCACGCTGAACGCGGCGGCCACTTGGGCAATGGTTCGTCCCGGTTGGGTACAGGCGCTGGCCACGCGCTCGCGCAGGGCTTGGGAGTACGGCTTCATGCGGCAAGCTACGCACAGCCATCTGTATACTGATTATTAAACTGCTCTAACAACGGGAGCAGGTTCCAGCCTATGGTCCGATTCAGGACCCGCCGGGGTGCGTTCGCGCACCTCAATAGAAAGCCAGGCTCAGAGCCTATTAGCAAGGCATCGAGGCGGCAAACGCAGGGTTGTCCAGGAGCAGCTAACCCCCTTCTTTTTTATGTACACCCATTTTCTAGGCGTTGACGTGGGTAAAGATACGCTCGACGTGGCCCTGCTCAGCGCCGACCATCGCCTCTGCGACCAGCAGCAACTATCCAACGAGCCAGCAGCCATTCGGCAATGGGTCAAGGACTTGGTCCGACGCGTCCCCGGTTTTTCGCTGGCCCATTGTTTGGTGTGCCTGGAGCACACGGGCCTCTATAACCGGCCCCTGTTGGCGGCGTTGCAGGCCCTGGCCGTGCCGGTCCGGGTGGAGCGGGCCGCTCACCTGAAGGCCTGCATGGGCCTGGTGCGCGGCAAGACCGACAAAGTAGACGCCGAGCGCATTGCCCGTTGCGCCGCCCGCTACCGCGACCAGGCCAAGCTCTGGCAGCCCGCTCGGCCGGTACTGGCCGAACTGGACCGGCTGCTGGCCCGCCGCAGCCGGCTGGTTAAAGTCATCCGAATGCTGCAAACGCCGCTGAGTGGCAGCCAAGGCTTCTTTTCGGCGACCGAGCAACGGGCCGAAGAACGCGGCAGTGCCGCCGCGCTGGCCGCGCTGCGGGCCGATGTGCAGGCCGTGGAGCGCGCCGTTAAAGCCCTGTTGCGCGACGACCCGGCCCTGGCCCACCTCTACGAGCGCCTAGGCTCCGTGCCCGGCATCGGGCTGGTCACGGCGGCGGAAGTACTGGTAACCACCAACGAGTTCATGACCAGTGCCGACCCCAAGCAGTACGCCTGCTACGCCGGCGTCGTGCCCTTCGAGCACAGCTCGGGCCAACGACGAGGTCGGCCCCGCGTGAGCCACCAGGCCAACAAGCGCGTCAAGATGCTGTTGCACTTGGCCGCGTTGGCCGCCGTGCGCCACTGCCCCGCCCTAAAGGCCCATTACGAACGGAAAGTAGCCGAAGGCAAAAACAAGATGCTGGTCCTCAATAATGTGCGCAACAAACTCGTCCACTACCTTTTTGCTTGCGTCCAGAAAGACCGAAATTATGACAAAACCTATGCGCTGGCCCTTGCATAGGTCATAGAAATCGCACGGTTA
This genomic stretch from Hymenobacter sp. PAMC 26628 harbors:
- a CDS encoding IS110 family transposase; its protein translation is MYTHFLGVDVGKDTLDVALLSADHRLCDQQQLSNEPAAIRQWVKDLVRRVPGFSLAHCLVCLEHTGLYNRPLLAALQALAVPVRVERAAHLKACMGLVRGKTDKVDAERIARCAARYRDQAKLWQPARPVLAELDRLLARRSRLVKVIRMLQTPLSGSQGFFSATEQRAEERGSAAALAALRADVQAVERAVKALLRDDPALAHLYERLGSVPGIGLVTAAEVLVTTNEFMTSADPKQYACYAGVVPFEHSSGQRRGRPRVSHQANKRVKMLLHLAALAAVRHCPALKAHYERKVAEGKNKMLVLNNVRNKLVHYLFACVQKDRNYDKTYALALA